In Terriglobia bacterium, one genomic interval encodes:
- the gcvH gene encoding glycine cleavage system protein GcvH, which translates to MAYPPQYRYTKEHEWIQVQGDLATIGITDYAQQELGDVVFVELPKPGSKIAAGKSFGTVESVKAVSEIYAPAAGEVVEANAALGEAPEKINQDPHGAAWLIKVRLANPAEISGLMDAAAYEAYIAAKAKEH; encoded by the coding sequence ATGGCTTATCCGCCGCAATACCGCTACACGAAAGAGCACGAGTGGATCCAGGTGCAGGGCGATCTGGCCACCATCGGCATCACGGACTACGCGCAGCAGGAGCTGGGCGACGTGGTCTTCGTGGAGCTGCCCAAGCCCGGGAGCAAAATCGCCGCCGGCAAATCCTTCGGCACGGTGGAATCGGTGAAGGCCGTCAGCGAGATCTACGCGCCCGCCGCGGGAGAGGTCGTGGAGGCCAACGCCGCCCTCGGCGAGGCCCCGGAAAAGATCAACCAGGACCCGCACGGCGCCGCGTGGCTCATCAAGGTGCGCCTGGCGAATCCCGCCGAGATCAGCGGGCTGATGGACGCCGCGGCCTATGAAGCCTACATCGCCGCGAAGGCCAAGGAACACTAG
- the gcvPA gene encoding aminomethyl-transferring glycine dehydrogenase subunit GcvPA produces the protein MRYLPKSPAERQAMLTAIGVQSVDELFAGIPERYHLREALALPAAHSEAEIIAYFKERAAENALGYASFLGAGVYRHLQSVVTDVILQRGEFLTSYTPYQAEISQGTLQAIFEFQTLMCQLTGQEVANASMYDGSTATTEAVLMAERVTGRRRVLVARSVHPEYRQVLRTYAKNCGLQVEEIGYGAAGTLDAAALKAALRDDVGAVVVQSPNFFGCLEPVEKLAGEAHPAGALLVVAITEGVSLGLVRPPAEADIVALEGQSFGLAPSYGGPSLGVLATRDKYVRQMPGRLAGQTTDSEGRRGFVLTLATREQHIRRERATSNICTNQALCALAATVHLCLLGKEGLREMAHQNLSKAQFALAELEKIPGVRRVFSAPFFNEFTVELPRSVRMLNGDLLREKIVGPFVLGTDYPELTKHALVCVTETATRAEIERLARALRSALERPV, from the coding sequence ATGCGCTACCTCCCCAAAAGCCCGGCCGAACGGCAGGCGATGCTCACGGCCATCGGCGTGCAATCGGTGGACGAGCTGTTTGCCGGGATTCCCGAGCGCTACCACCTGCGCGAAGCCCTGGCGCTTCCCGCGGCGCATTCGGAAGCGGAGATCATCGCGTACTTCAAGGAGCGCGCGGCGGAGAATGCGCTGGGCTACGCGAGTTTTCTCGGCGCGGGCGTTTACCGGCACCTGCAATCGGTGGTCACCGACGTGATCCTGCAGCGCGGCGAATTCCTGACGTCCTATACGCCGTACCAGGCGGAGATCAGCCAGGGCACGCTGCAAGCCATCTTCGAATTCCAAACCCTGATGTGTCAGCTCACCGGGCAGGAAGTGGCCAACGCCTCGATGTACGACGGCTCGACGGCCACCACCGAAGCGGTGCTGATGGCCGAACGCGTGACCGGGCGGCGGCGCGTGCTGGTGGCGCGCTCCGTACACCCGGAATACCGGCAGGTGCTGCGGACCTACGCGAAAAATTGCGGCTTGCAGGTGGAGGAGATCGGATACGGCGCGGCGGGCACGCTGGACGCCGCGGCGCTAAAGGCCGCGCTGCGGGACGATGTGGGTGCGGTGGTCGTGCAGTCGCCGAATTTCTTCGGCTGCCTCGAGCCGGTGGAGAAGCTGGCGGGTGAGGCGCACCCGGCGGGGGCGCTGCTGGTGGTGGCCATTACCGAAGGCGTTTCGCTGGGCCTCGTGCGGCCGCCGGCGGAAGCGGACATCGTGGCGCTGGAGGGGCAAAGCTTCGGGCTGGCGCCGAGCTACGGCGGACCTTCGCTGGGCGTGCTGGCCACGCGGGATAAATATGTGCGGCAGATGCCGGGGCGGCTCGCGGGGCAGACCACGGACAGCGAAGGGCGCCGCGGCTTTGTGCTGACGCTGGCCACGCGCGAGCAGCACATCCGGCGCGAGAGGGCCACCTCCAACATCTGCACGAACCAGGCGCTGTGCGCGCTGGCCGCCACGGTCCACCTGTGTCTGCTGGGCAAAGAGGGCCTGCGCGAGATGGCCCACCAGAACCTGTCCAAAGCGCAGTTCGCGCTCGCTGAACTCGAGAAGATTCCCGGGGTGCGCCGCGTTTTTTCCGCGCCGTTTTTCAACGAATTCACCGTGGAGCTGCCGCGTTCGGTGCGCATGCTCAACGGCGACCTGCTGCGCGAGAAGATTGTCGGGCCCTTCGTGCTGGGCACGGACTATCCGGAGCTGACCAAGCACGCGCTGGTGTGCGTGACGGAGACGGCCACGCGCGCGGAGATCGAACGGCTGGCACGGGCGCTGCGCAGTGCGCTGGAGCGGCCGGTTTAA
- the gcvPB gene encoding aminomethyl-transferring glycine dehydrogenase subunit GcvPB: MKKASRHPSQNEGLIFEKSSPGKRGFELPPLDVPAADAARALGAQHRAGGVAGLPEVSEIEVLRHFTRLSTWNFAIDLGMYPLGSCTMKYNPRVNEFVARLEGLATEHPYQPQALSQGCLKILRLLEKCLLEITGMDAITLQPAAGAHGELTGMLLIRAYLEKQGHPRKKVLIPDSAHGTNPASAVIAGYEVENIKSEAHGQIDVEKLRELVTEDVAALMITNPSTLGIFEQRIPEIAEILHAKGALLYMDGANMNALAGITRPGDLGVDVMHLNLHKTFSTPHGGGGPGAGPVAIKKILEPFLPVPVLVERPDGKLALDAHRKDSIGRVRAFTGNFGVLVRALAYILAYGPGIRQATEDAVVNANYIRKQLEGVYDLPYSLPSMHEVVFSDAKQKQNGVSTMDIAKRLIDYGFHSYTTAFPLIVPGAMMIEPTESESKEECDLFIDAMRAIAEEAATNPELVKTAPHTTRVRRLDEVAAARKPILRWKPA; this comes from the coding sequence ATCAAGAAAGCATCGCGGCACCCGAGCCAGAATGAAGGGTTGATCTTCGAGAAATCCTCGCCGGGCAAGCGCGGTTTCGAGCTGCCGCCGCTGGACGTTCCCGCGGCCGACGCCGCGCGGGCGCTCGGCGCGCAGCACCGCGCGGGCGGGGTGGCGGGCTTGCCCGAAGTGAGCGAGATCGAAGTGCTGCGCCACTTCACGCGGCTTTCCACGTGGAATTTCGCCATCGATCTGGGCATGTATCCGCTGGGCTCCTGCACCATGAAGTACAATCCGCGGGTGAACGAATTCGTGGCGCGGCTCGAGGGCCTCGCCACCGAGCATCCCTATCAGCCGCAGGCGCTTTCGCAGGGCTGCCTGAAGATTCTGCGGCTGCTCGAAAAATGTCTGCTGGAAATCACCGGCATGGACGCCATCACGCTGCAGCCCGCCGCGGGCGCGCACGGCGAGCTGACCGGGATGCTGCTGATCCGCGCGTACCTGGAAAAGCAGGGCCACCCGCGCAAGAAAGTGCTCATCCCGGACTCCGCGCACGGCACGAACCCCGCCTCGGCGGTGATCGCGGGCTACGAAGTGGAGAACATCAAGTCCGAAGCGCACGGGCAGATCGACGTGGAGAAGCTGCGCGAGCTGGTGACCGAAGACGTCGCCGCGCTGATGATCACCAACCCCTCGACGCTGGGCATCTTCGAACAGCGCATCCCCGAGATCGCGGAGATTCTGCACGCCAAGGGCGCGCTGCTGTACATGGACGGCGCGAACATGAACGCGCTCGCGGGCATCACCCGCCCGGGCGATCTCGGCGTGGATGTCATGCACCTCAACCTGCACAAGACGTTTTCGACGCCGCACGGCGGCGGCGGCCCCGGCGCGGGCCCCGTGGCCATCAAGAAGATCCTCGAGCCGTTCCTGCCTGTGCCGGTGCTGGTCGAAAGGCCGGACGGCAAGCTGGCCCTGGACGCCCATCGCAAGGATTCCATCGGGCGGGTGCGCGCCTTCACCGGGAACTTCGGCGTGCTGGTGCGCGCGCTAGCCTACATCCTGGCGTACGGCCCGGGCATCCGCCAGGCCACGGAAGACGCCGTGGTCAACGCCAATTACATCCGCAAGCAGCTCGAAGGCGTTTACGATCTGCCTTATTCCCTGCCCTCGATGCACGAAGTGGTCTTCAGCGACGCCAAGCAGAAGCAAAACGGCGTAAGCACCATGGACATTGCCAAGCGCCTGATCGACTACGGCTTCCATTCCTACACCACGGCGTTTCCGCTGATCGTGCCCGGGGCCATGATGATCGAGCCGACGGAATCGGAATCCAAGGAAGAGTGCGACCTGTTCATCGACGCCATGCGCGCCATTGCGGAAGAGGCGGCGACGAATCCCGAGCTGGTGAAGACCGCGCCGCACACCACGCGCGTGCGCCGGCTCGACGAAGTGGCCGCGGCGCGCAAGCCCATCCTGCGCTGGAAGCCCGCCTGA